CTCTGCTGACACTGCGACAACCCTTTTTACGCCCAAACTGCAACGATTTTGGTTGCGTTTGTGTGCCCTTCGTGGGAAGGGgtatttacttttgatttcACAGCTGTTAGTCAGATACGTGGGGATTTTCGACCCTGCTTAATAGCAACATATCTACAATTGATGGTATTGTTTAAATGTAAAAGTTTGAACTTTAAGAtattcatttgaaatatttttgttatcgAACCGAAACATTTTTAGCTTACACCTTTCACAATGCcataaaatagtttattaaatgacaaaaaataAGACACATTTTACTTTAATTGTGCTCAACCAAAATTCAGTGAAGTAAGTACTGAAAAGTTTCGCATCAATGATCATCAAGGGTATTTGTGGCTTCGTTTGGACCGCAGCTGTGCATCCTTGccactttttcttttcgccCATCTTGAGTTGgcatattttcgttttttcggccccgcttttgttgctttgtgGCCAAAAATGCGGCAAAAAGGGATCTGGCCGAGGAGAGTGGGGGGAAGTCGAGTCTTCGGCcatggcttttgttttaattgaaatgtttttgctaCTCCGCTAGCTGCTGTGCGGCAGCAAACTGCAGCTGCTTCCCTCTTCTAAGCCGATTAGAAGCAGTTCATAATGTATGCGGCTAAATATGAATGCTGCCCAGGAAGCTGCTTTCCCCTCACGTTTTCCTCTATCAGAGGTTGAAAAACAATTGTTTTGGTCCATCCTGTGGAGTGGACCGCAATCGCAGTTTCTCCCCCtttctctctcactctctctatCGCATTCAGcctttgtctgtctgtctaaTTGAAGCAGCATTTACTGGATCCCACGGCGTATGCGGAATATGCGCTGGCATACGGGGCGTATGCGGTACGGATATCTTATGCATAACAACACAAAAgtcacgcatacgccacgtgcactttggtgttggtgtgccagatagagagagagagagagagagagagagagaacgtACTAAAAACCGCAACCATTGCTGAGCGTAAATGCATAGACCATATAGAGCACTCGCAATTGCAATCGCAATCCTTTTTATGCATTCCATGTGGCATTGCGGCCGACAATGGAGAAAGTCAATCAGTTTCTGGTTCGTCGGCGTCGTGCAGGAAAACATTCTATTAGAGGTCGATTTCTGATTAGGATACCAGAAAATCTTCTAATAAATAAGATCTTTAATTAAATCGCTAACTAAAATCGGCGGTCTCTTTTTGCCCTTTTAATAAGCTAGTTGATTAAACCTTTAATGCAATCAAACCACTGTTTTAAAACGTTTTACTGCCACCAGCATTCTgcttttctcccagtgcacgCCAGCtcctgtttttatttatttcacttctCCTACAGCTGGCAgcgttgtttgattttgattttgtgaaatattttcagctcagcattttacattttaaatagcACTCTCTCCTTCCCACCAGCGAGTCCTTCTCCTTCGCCTTCATCGAAGTTTGTTTTGGTATATTTTCAGTAATTTTAACCCCACCCCcagattttttttcttttttcaaaaAAGCAGTGACGATAGTTGTCGCTGCAAGcgattttgttgttcttgATAGAGGGCGGAGCACTTTGTAGGAGTTTTTGCAAGGAGGGGCAGACTATGTATTTTATGTGCATTTATCTGTGTGAGCTGCTGTATCCGTCttctctggctgctgctgcataaAAGGAtgtacaaatgcaaatgctgtaCAGAAATTTAGATGGGATTCGGTGAAAGCATGCTGCACTGTGTGTTTGAAGTGGGGGTAaatgttcgtgtgtgtgtgtgctgtccCTGCCTGGCATTGTGAAAACTCTATTTTGTTTATCCGAACAGCTTCAGCTCGGAGCAACAGCAAAACTCTTGGCCAAACATTTCCCAACACTTAAGTGCATAATCAATCAAACTGATTTCTTAGTCGCCTCAACCGATTTCGGATTTTTGGGCATTGGATTTGTGTCCGGATTGGATTTGTGGATGGATTATTTTCCCAATGAGATTTTATTGTTGCTCGTCGAGCAGCTTGTGCGGCAATAATCTAGTTTTAGATACGAGATTTTCGCAAATTCCACCCAGCATAAATCTGGTATTCTCTGCCTTTATTTCTTCGCTCAAACTGAATGTCATCACCCATTATAAAATGCAACATGTGTTCCAGAAACATGTTGTATGCCTTGAAAGTGCTACTATTTACTTATTACTGCAAACAAGCCGATTTAACTcacaataaattataataaaatgataGTAAACTCACCCATTTGCTGAGGAGgcttcgcctgctgctgcaTATCCTTGCGCTGCGGGGGAAGAGGCGGTTGTTTGCCGGATTTCCTCAAAGTTCCGTAACGCTGGGCGGCCTGCAGCATTTCGTGGGGCGCCAGTTGTTGCGTGGGACTGAAACTCTGCTGGCTGAGGGAGCTGGTGACCGTGGGGATGTGCGGCGAATAGCCACTGTAGTCGACCAGGCCACTGAATGCCGACGGTGGTCGCTCCACATAAATCTGCTGCGACTGGGCGGTGGCCATTTGGAGGCGCCACAATGCCTCCTGCGACAGATCCCTGGCGTTACTGTAGTTATTCTCGTTCGAATTGCTGCTTGACCCTGCAAATTACCACATTTCCTTGGATTATTACGGGCCATTTTGGTGGGCAGCTACAGctagtatatatattgttgTGCAGATGTACCAAGGAAAAATAAGGTGTCGAAAGGTGGGTGCAAAGTGCTTCAGGTGCTTTGCGGTTAGTGGGAAAACTTGAGAGTCACAGTGGCTAAttggaaaaacacacactaACATAAACACATCTATACATATTGCAAAAATGGCCGGTCATTCTCATCAGACAGCTGTCCAAAGGATTATTATTACACGGTTTGAATAGCAAATTGTAATGTTAATTTAGTTTCAGCCAGGCTTAATCAAACATGAGCTTATATAGTGCTAAATAATAAGGTTTCTATTACCTCTGACTATACAGAACACATTTGTTCGTAATTATAAAAGTAGTCAGTTAAtgtgcaaatgtttttttggGGTGCGTCAATTAAAGATCTTAGTAAAAACCATTTTACATACGTGAGAActgtatttatatacaaaaaggAACAAGTAAACGCAAACATTCACGACGAAATTTAAGGCGAATAAAACATTGGAAAATTCGATAAGCTGATATTTTCATTGCCAAGGATTCGCTGATTTCATTTTCCGCAGACAGGACATGGTGGCGGCCACCAATTGACGTGAGCCGGTGACCAGGACATCCAGTTCGTTCTTCATGCCATACTTCTGTTTGCCGTACTTATTGGTCAGGTACTCGAAGAAGGCATTGATGGATATGGAAAGCTGCGAGTTGTCCCTTTTGCCGTTCTCCTCGCAGAGAGCCCTCCAATTTCCGGCATTCCTCTTGGCCCTCTGCAGCTCCTCCATGCCGTGCCACACCATGGCTTTGCCATCCTCCTCGGCCAGGATTTCGCCCTCGAAATAGTTTGGATTGGGCACAAAGCAGGCCTCTTCGTAGCGCAAATTACTGCGTATGATGGTCAGAAGATCCTTGGCATTGAACTCGTTGACCTTGTTAAAGAGCAGAATTTTCGGATGGCGATTCGCACGTGTCCTGGTGTAAAACCAATCCCGACAGGCCATCATCGACTCAAATGTATCGGCGCTATCCAGATAGACATTGAACATGTCGTGTCGAATGAAGTCGAAATTTCCGGGCTGTTCGAAGATCTCGATTCCGCGACTGGCACCCGGGGTCAACAAAGTTGCATTATTTTCCCAGCCCACCACATATTCCGGTTTGTGTCGCTTCAGAAAATCATAGGCCAACTGCACGGCCAGAGATCCATTCAATCGCATAGAGTAGTTCGCCTTGTTCATCAGCAGCTTGTTGCTCATATTACCCTCGATATAGTCGGCAAAGGTGGGCACTCGATGGAGTTGGACGCCAATTTGTTTGGCCTTTTGGGCCAAGACCTCACAGCATTCCGGTTGCGTGACATTCGTATAGATATTGGCCTCAGGCTTCATGATAGACGCCTTGGTCCAGGCTATATCCCTTAGGGAATTACCCAAATTCGAGCTCTGCTCCCATCCCAAGGTCGTTATCCCGATGGTCTGGGCATGCGAGGCTATGTTGGTGGCATCACTGGCGCCTCCATTTCCCACCTCTAAAATGGCCACCTCAACGCCGGCTTGCTGGAAAGCGTGAAATGCCATGACCGTCATGATTTTGTTATAGGAAGGTGTGGGTTGCATATTCGCCAGATCCGTGTTGATTTTCCAAAAGAGCTCCGTGAACTGCACATCGCTCAAGGGCTCACCGTCGATCCTTATCCTTTCGCTGGTTAAAAACAGGTGCGGCGAGGAGAGAACCCCAGTTTTAACACCATGACACCGAAGAATACTCTCCACGATGGCGCAAGTTGAGCCCCGGCCTTTGGAACCGGCTACCTGTATCACGGGTATGGCCATGAGGTCCTTTTTCGTAAAACCCGACTTTTCCAGGCACTCCAAAGTTTGCTCTATCACCGGATCCTGCTCCTTTCTACTGCTCTTGGTGCTGGCTCGCCCGGAAGTCGGCTCCAAAACCTGATAGCTATTCAATTGCTTGATGGCATCCAAGTATGCCAAATGTTCTGGACTCTTTTCAACGGGTTTTTCGACCGGTTGTGGCGTAgatggagctgctgctccttgtgTTGCAGGTGCTGCTGGGGTCGTGGTCTTCTGAAACTCCATTTTCTGCATCTTCTGAGCCTGAATGTCCTTGCCAGCCTGCTGCTTGGCTTGCATCTCCTTCACCCACTGATTCTGTTTCCTCTGCTGCGATCCCTGCATGCGGTTCATCCAGTTTTTTCGTTGCGACTCGGAAGAGGCACCCTTGAATGCTCCGGAATCTTCAGTTTCCGCAGTTTTTTCCACCTTTTGCTGCCACGAGACTTGCGCTTTGGGTGCGGCACTAAAGTTGGCAGACGAACTTTGACCGGCCATCGGGAAATTGTGATTATTTCCTTGGTTAAACTGGTTCTTGGGAGGACCGGAGGGCGGCGCACCCTTTCCTGCTGCCAATTTGGCTTTCCTCTGAGATTCCGGCGAGACCTTGGCCAACCACTTGGCCCGCTGATCTGGGATTTTTGGTTGAACTGCGGGTTTTGGACTAatgggagtgggtggtggtggtggtggggagCTTATGGCGCCCAGCGACAAAGGATTCTTCTTGATTTCCGCCGGCTGAGGCGGCTGAGTTGGTTGTGTTGCCGAAgactgcgattgcgattgcgatggCTGGGACTGGGATTGCGTGGGCTTATTGGCCAATTCCTTAATGGCGGCAGCCTTAGGCACTTTTATTGATGGCGCCTTGAAGCTCATCTTGAAGAAGTTCTGGCTCGACTGGATCGTCCATTGGAGGGCCTTCAAATGGGAACTATGTCTGCGGTACATCAACGGCAACACTGAATGCATTCCAAAAAACACTCGAAAAATATCCGTTTTTGGGGCTATTTTTGTGAATAAGTAtatagtttaaataaaatgccaacGAAATGTGTGAATTTTGATTATGGAAATTTGTTGACGGAATTTCcggtatttgtatctgtatctgaaaatttttattattttgtctGGTGGTAAAATAATGTAGTGTCAATCGATTGGACACTTAAGGGAAAGGTAGTCATATTTATTCTAGCATTTATTTGATTCTCTTTATATTATAGAACTTTAATGATTCGGTTTCttttactttaattttcaATACAGCTTTCCCCACAAACTTCCACTGTCAAAACTCATCCTTTAGTGCATTTCTAGTAAAAGTTGTACACCAAGAAAAACGTTTTGGAATTCCCAAACATTTAAAACCATTTAAGAGTGCAACAACAGTTAGTAacaaaacaacagcaataataTTGTGTGAGGTGCTCTTCTAAACtgatttttttaagtgcatttttGTGCAGACGTTGGTTGCGTTGTCGTTTATTTGCTCGTGCAGTGCGATAGTTGCTCCTGTTCTGCTTATTCAGCTTGTCGCCCATAGCTGGAGTTACCTGTAATGGCTagtgtggttgttgttgttgctgccttggCATTGCGAGATGTTGTTGTTATGGTGGTTGCCagcgccgttgttgttgccgccgttgCTGCGGTTACCATGCATCtatccctctccctctccctctccctggCTCCCAAGTGGCCGCGTTTCAgggtggtggtgcagttgctggtgttgttggtggtcTGGGGGGTGTGGCTGTTGTTCAAgtggttgttgctgtagttgttgGTGGAGCTGGCAGTGGCGATGGTGGGTTGGTTCGTTAGATTGGCGCGTGCtgaatgttgctgctgcattgggttaatgccgctgctgctggcgctgctgctgctgccgccgccgccgctgatgttgcatgttgctggtGTCGCCTCAAGTGGTCCTGCTTCGGTTGCAGCCGCACACCAACGACgatgagtgtgtgggtgtgtatgtgtgtgtgtgtgtgtgtgagtatgtgGCGGTTTGCAAGTGTGCAGTGAAGGGGGCAGAGAAATAGTAATTAAGTTGACGCTTGCCAAAAGGGGAACGCAAAGAAGGAGCAACAAAAGCCCGCGAACGGTCGCAAGCCccacaattaaaatgcattcttGAGGGCAACACTCAGCGAAAATACGGATGTATACAGAAACTATAGAATAAGTTAGTGCAGAGTTACGTATTCATATTCAGCTTATCTATCTTATCACTCAATATAGTTTTAACCATTTAAATACAACCTCATTTGGTAGGggaaataaattgcattcCTTGTCTTTAGTTCAACTAATTTGCTCAGTGCCGCGCACCCACCTATTCGGTTTCAAACTTGTAGCTTTCCATTAAGGTGTGAATAGAGTTTCTTTCTTTATTGTTCAACGCCCCTTTTGCTGAAAACTTCAGGTGGGCAGAGGTAAAAAATAAAGCGCGGAAGTTCTTTGGGGGCTGGGTTAAGTTCTTCGGCCTAATAGGATTAAAGCCTAAGAAGTGACCTCTTTAATGGGATTATTCGAAGAGCGAATTTGCGAATTCAACTTGTCTAATtgcgttaaatttgtttattacatttttggaCTTGTTGAAGACGATTTCGTGCGAACTTTATCTACTCATAGCTGCTATCTTTTTGCCTTCGTTGCTGctcattaaattttttatcaGCGTATTTCGATGTGGAAAAGGAACACTTAAAATCATATAATTTcagtaaattaaaaagaacATTAAACAAAGGCAAGCCATGCTTAGCCATTCCCATTTGATTTCTCAAATCCCCTAAGCCGACTTCtaagcaattaaaaacaaggCAACAGCACAGAACCTGAACCATACAGTGGACATTCGATTGGGGGAAAAGCCGGCTGAAGGATAACGCCTTAATTCTCACATAATTGGAATTACGATGGCAGCACCGCATTTTCAGTTGCtgccgcttccgtttccggcggCGCTTTGCGTTGCCGATTGGTGTCATTTCGGTTGCCAAGGGGAGCTGCTTATGCCCGACACCAAACACCATGGAAAATCTGTGTGCAGGCTCTGGGGGAAAAGCGTGGGAAATCCGTGGAAAGGGCCGCCGGTGGCCACGTTGCATTTGCATGAGTAGCTGGGTaagtggaggaggagcagctctaGATTGACATGAAATGCAATTACGGCCAAAAACTCTGGCCTGGGGAACAGGGACACCCATCGAAATGGCCGCCATAAATCTGCGCCGAAAAATGTGTCGCTTAATCAAGACACACACGCCCACCAAAAAACCCCCGGTAATCCTCGAGAGTCCCCCCAAACACGAAATCCGCAACCCACTTTTCTAGCCACAGAGCCACGTCTCTTCATAAGTTGTCGCCGGGCTGCAGCGAAATTTGTCCACTTCTGCACAGTCAGCGCAGAAAATGAGTGCCAAGTTTGGGGACTTATAGTGAAAAGTAAACGACACTCGCTATTCCATAGATGAAACATCAATGTGTGTAATAGAAATGTAGTTATTTCTGAGTTATTTCAATATGTGTGTTCAAAAAAGCCTAGTATGCTCGTACCCTGGTCCCTTTACTTTGGTATAATTTTAAGCTAGTGCACAACATTTTCTCTGCCTGTACTCACACTCTCCGGCTCCtagtccgtgtccgtgtccgtgtccacTGCCATGTCCGTGGGATCCGGCTGCTGAGTTGGCAACGGAGGGCAGCACTTGATAGCTGTCGCTGTCCACGCCGATGGCACTTGTCACATGATAGCCGTAGCCGTTCGAATGTGGATGCTGTCCGCCGGTATTGTTGCCCCCAGAGCCAGCCACCCCGCCGTAGATTCCCAATATGGCTTTGGGCTGTTGGTACTGGCCGTGGTTgctgtggtgctgctgctgctgctgctgctgctgatgctgttgcatATTCAGCTGCTCATCAGGATCGTGGAGGGCGGTGAGGGTGAGCTCCATGCcgccgttgccattgccaatGTCCTTGGAGTCCAGAGTTCCAGTGGGGTAGTAgggcggtggtggcggtggctgctgctgcgtt
This genomic stretch from Drosophila teissieri strain GT53w chromosome 2L, Prin_Dtei_1.1, whole genome shotgun sequence harbors:
- the LOC122614054 gene encoding folylpolyglutamate synthase, mitochondrial gives rise to the protein MHSVLPLMYRRHSSHLKALQWTIQSSQNFFKMSFKAPSIKVPKAAAIKELANKPTQSQSQPSQSQSQSSATQPTQPPQPAEIKKNPLSLGAISSPPPPPPTPISPKPAVQPKIPDQRAKWLAKVSPESQRKAKLAAGKGAPPSGPPKNQFNQGNNHNFPMAGQSSSANFSAAPKAQVSWQQKVEKTAETEDSGAFKGASSESQRKNWMNRMQGSQQRKQNQWVKEMQAKQQAGKDIQAQKMQKMEFQKTTTPAAPATQGAAAPSTPQPVEKPVEKSPEHLAYLDAIKQLNSYQVLEPTSGRASTKSSRKEQDPVIEQTLECLEKSGFTKKDLMAIPVIQVAGSKGRGSTCAIVESILRCHGVKTGVLSSPHLFLTSERIRIDGEPLSDVQFTELFWKINTDLANMQPTPSYNKIMTVMAFHAFQQAGVEVAILEVGNGGASDATNIASHAQTIGITTLGWEQSSNLGNSLRDIAWTKASIMKPEANIYTNVTQPECCEVLAQKAKQIGVQLHRVPTFADYIEGNMSNKLLMNKANYSMRLNGSLAVQLAYDFLKRHKPEYVVGWENNATLLTPGASRGIEIFEQPGNFDFIRHDMFNVYLDSADTFESMMACRDWFYTRTRANRHPKILLFNKVNEFNAKDLLTIIRSNLRYEEACFVPNPNYFEGEILAEEDGKAMVWHGMEELQRAKRNAGNWRALCEENGKRDNSQLSISINAFFEYLTNKYGKQKYGMKNELDVLVTGSRQLVAATMSCLRKMKSANPWQ